The following coding sequences lie in one Metallumcola ferriviriculae genomic window:
- a CDS encoding L,D-transpeptidase family protein has translation MSKNAHYCLVILFAFMLIFYGIASVEASPVVTNHYANKGCTDITRTLLYTDPPMTGEDILELQQRLVELKYNSPQNGIYDKRTAEIIRKFKTANNLSPTTEVGPLTWAQLGKDASTSPSSTNQSLGKPEHPVQMLIEVTKQRLTVFSKGKPFHSFPIAVGKQETPTPHGEFKIVSKGAWGGGFGTRWNGLNVPWGIFGIHGTNKPWSIGRYASHGCIRMLNRDVETLFPWVAIGTPVKIVNSNLKPPNKISRTFKPKSSGQLIVFVQEALKKQRFLAGLADGIYGTSTTIAVSYFQAFNNLPITGEVDPKTYDLIMAKGQ, from the coding sequence TTGTCTAAGAATGCTCATTACTGCCTTGTTATACTATTTGCGTTTATGCTTATATTTTACGGTATAGCGTCTGTTGAAGCAAGTCCAGTAGTTACCAATCATTATGCCAATAAAGGGTGTACTGATATCACCAGAACACTTCTTTATACAGACCCGCCCATGACCGGAGAGGATATTTTAGAACTGCAGCAGCGCCTAGTGGAGTTAAAATACAATTCACCACAGAACGGTATATATGATAAGAGAACCGCAGAAATAATACGAAAATTCAAGACCGCCAATAACCTGTCTCCTACCACGGAAGTCGGCCCTCTAACTTGGGCTCAGTTAGGGAAAGATGCATCCACTTCGCCTTCGTCTACTAATCAAAGTTTAGGCAAACCGGAACACCCTGTGCAAATGCTAATAGAGGTAACCAAACAAAGGTTAACCGTTTTTTCCAAAGGAAAACCGTTTCATTCTTTTCCCATTGCGGTTGGCAAGCAAGAAACCCCTACGCCCCACGGTGAATTTAAAATTGTAAGTAAGGGTGCATGGGGCGGTGGATTTGGTACCCGTTGGAATGGTTTAAATGTACCCTGGGGAATTTTTGGTATTCACGGGACTAATAAGCCTTGGTCTATTGGCCGCTATGCATCCCATGGCTGCATTCGGATGTTAAATCGCGATGTGGAAACCCTCTTTCCCTGGGTGGCCATCGGTACACCGGTAAAAATAGTTAATTCTAATTTAAAACCACCAAACAAAATTTCTCGGACTTTTAAGCCAAAAAGTTCCGGCCAATTAATAGTTTTTGTGCAGGAAGCTCTAAAGAAACAGCGTTTTCTAGCAGGGCTGGCGGATGGAATTTATGGCACTTCCACTACTATTGCCGTCTCATATTTCCAAGCATTTAATAATTTGCCCATCACCGGCGAAGTAGACCCAAAGACTTACGACTTAATTATGGCAAAGGGGCAATAA
- the tilS gene encoding tRNA lysidine(34) synthetase TilS, with amino-acid sequence MLDKVKDFIKKQNMLQLGDKILAAVSGGPDSIALLDILTKLQGDYQCSLHVAHLNHMFRGEESLADAFFVQEYASSLGICVTYASADIPALLEDGGSSQEVARIVRYRYLRRVAKLFDCNKIALGHHRNDQAETLLHNLLRGSGPEGLAGMLPQHNDLIRPLLAVDRNEIETYCSEQGLSWRNDPSNKKSVYRRNKIRNELIPYLEEYNPQLVNILSQTAEIFQAENNYLEEVVWQKYTQLCDKKNETLSFNTGELNSLHPALASRVLRLAARKLSGRALDYLQVRRILEFSLSGQSGKMLELPGGVILEISYHRLILRKKSKPSRVERYRYPLPLTGTVILKEAGLAIKVREISTVQTYDSGDLLVVLDKGKVALPLTLRNRLPGDRIYPLGAPGEKKLKDFFIDKKVRVDKRDNIPLLVDAKNEIIWVVGYAINNRVRVTERSKNLLELQAVNIGDEC; translated from the coding sequence ATGCTTGATAAGGTAAAAGACTTTATTAAAAAACAGAATATGTTGCAGCTGGGAGATAAAATCTTGGCAGCGGTATCCGGTGGGCCGGATTCTATTGCATTACTTGATATTTTGACTAAGTTGCAGGGAGATTATCAATGCAGCTTGCATGTAGCTCATCTGAACCATATGTTTCGTGGGGAAGAAAGCCTGGCGGATGCTTTTTTTGTGCAGGAATATGCGAGCTCTTTAGGTATTTGTGTCACATATGCTTCGGCGGATATACCGGCACTTTTGGAAGATGGGGGGTCTTCCCAAGAAGTGGCCAGAATTGTTCGTTATCGATATCTCCGAAGAGTGGCCAAACTTTTTGACTGTAATAAGATAGCATTGGGGCATCATCGTAATGACCAGGCGGAAACCTTACTACATAATTTGTTGCGAGGGAGCGGCCCGGAGGGGTTGGCAGGTATGCTGCCTCAGCATAATGATCTTATTAGGCCCCTGCTGGCGGTTGACCGAAACGAAATTGAAACTTATTGTAGTGAACAGGGTCTTTCCTGGCGGAATGACCCCAGTAATAAAAAGTCAGTTTACCGTCGTAATAAGATTAGAAACGAATTGATACCTTATTTAGAAGAATATAATCCTCAGTTGGTAAATATTCTTTCACAAACAGCGGAAATTTTTCAGGCAGAAAATAATTATTTGGAGGAAGTTGTTTGGCAAAAGTATACACAGCTGTGTGACAAAAAAAATGAGACGCTGTCTTTTAACACGGGTGAATTGAACTCCCTCCACCCTGCATTGGCCAGTCGGGTATTGCGCTTAGCTGCCCGTAAGTTAAGCGGCAGAGCCTTGGATTACCTCCAAGTGCGGCGTATACTTGAATTTAGCCTAAGTGGCCAATCTGGGAAGATGCTGGAACTACCCGGGGGAGTAATTCTCGAAATAAGTTATCACAGATTAATATTGCGGAAGAAAAGTAAACCAAGTAGGGTTGAGCGCTACAGGTATCCATTGCCGCTGACTGGCACAGTAATTTTGAAGGAAGCAGGTTTGGCGATAAAGGTTAGGGAAATAAGTACTGTTCAAACTTATGATAGTGGGGATTTGCTAGTGGTTTTGGATAAGGGAAAGGTCGCCCTGCCTCTAACGCTGAGAAACCGACTGCCGGGAGACCGTATCTATCCCCTTGGTGCACCGGGAGAGAAAAAATTAAAAGATTTTTTTATTGACAAAAAAGTTAGGGTTGATAAACGGGATAATATTCCCCTGCTGGTAGATGCTAAAAATGAAATTATTTGGGTAGTTGGGTATGCTATCAACAATAGGGTGCGGGTGACAGAGAGGAGTAAAAACTTGTTAGAATTACAGGCGGTAAATATAGGAGATGAATGTTAG
- a CDS encoding DMT family transporter yields MTTNLFALLLAATAGVAMAVQGSINSVLGKVVGRMEATLIVHVLATIVVGLILLFRFGNGDFSKIPEAPWYVYLGGLINVLIIYGVIAAIPRVGVAPATTAIIVGQVSTALLIDHFGMFGLERICFSWWKGAGLVLLAIGTKLMLN; encoded by the coding sequence ATGACTACAAATTTGTTCGCTCTTCTTCTCGCCGCAACTGCCGGGGTTGCTATGGCTGTACAGGGGTCCATAAATTCCGTATTAGGTAAAGTGGTGGGGCGTATGGAAGCAACCCTAATAGTGCATGTACTGGCTACAATAGTGGTTGGTCTTATTCTGCTTTTTCGGTTTGGAAACGGTGATTTCTCTAAGATACCTGAAGCACCGTGGTACGTGTATCTGGGCGGACTGATAAATGTCCTAATTATTTATGGTGTTATAGCGGCAATACCGAGGGTAGGTGTGGCCCCGGCAACTACTGCTATCATTGTGGGACAGGTGTCTACTGCGCTTCTTATTGATCATTTTGGTATGTTTGGGTTAGAAAGGATTTGCTTCAGTTGGTGGAAAGGTGCTGGATTGGTATTACTTGCTATAGGTACCAAATTGATGCTTAACTGA
- the ftsH gene encoding ATP-dependent zinc metalloprotease FtsH gives MRGIFKNLAIYLLIVLIAISIIKWTTPEQQEAEAWNYSQIYKAVQQGQVESADIIVERDVYRIKGVKKDGTEFSAKTVQDQQLLALMREKGVAVNTSPAPEPPWWTSLLGTFLPILLLVGLIFFMMQQTQGGGSKVMQFGKSKAKLHTEEKKRVTFADVAGADEVKEELEEVIEFLKSPKKFNDLGARIPKGVLLYGPPGTGKTLLARAVAGEAGVPFFSISGSDFVEMFVGVGASRVRDLFEQAKKSAPCIVFIDEIDAVGRQRGAGLGGGHDEREQTLNQLLVEMDGFAANEGIIIIAATNRPDILDPALLRPGRFDRQITVDVPDVTGREAILGVHVKGKPMKEDVSLGVLARRTPGFTGADLANLVNEGALLSARKGDTTISMESLEDSVERVIAGPEKKSRVISDYERRLVAYHEAGHALIGHYLPHTDPLHKVSIIPRGRAGGYTLLLPKEDRRYMTKSQIMDQVTMLLGGRVAEALVLKEVSTGAQNDLERATELVRKMITEFGMSDALGPLTFGRKQEQVFLGRDISRDRNYSEAVAFSIDKEARKIMDERYNQAKQLLMDNMKALHLVAENLMQKETLEADDFQQLLENLDGDSVTKGDQEDNSSDWEDDGVGERPRPPIGGPDTVITFKFK, from the coding sequence TTGAGAGGCATTTTTAAAAACCTGGCAATATACTTGCTGATTGTTTTAATTGCTATATCCATTATTAAATGGACTACGCCTGAGCAGCAGGAAGCGGAAGCTTGGAATTATTCACAAATATATAAAGCCGTTCAGCAGGGGCAGGTGGAATCAGCGGACATAATTGTTGAGCGGGATGTCTACCGGATAAAAGGTGTTAAAAAGGATGGTACGGAATTTTCGGCAAAGACTGTGCAAGACCAGCAACTGTTGGCTTTAATGCGTGAGAAAGGGGTGGCTGTTAATACCAGTCCTGCGCCAGAACCCCCTTGGTGGACCAGTTTATTAGGCACTTTTCTGCCTATCTTATTATTGGTTGGCCTGATTTTCTTTATGATGCAGCAAACTCAGGGTGGCGGCAGTAAAGTGATGCAGTTTGGTAAGAGCAAGGCCAAACTGCATACTGAAGAAAAGAAACGAGTAACTTTTGCTGATGTTGCCGGTGCTGATGAAGTTAAAGAAGAGTTAGAAGAAGTAATAGAGTTTTTAAAAAGTCCCAAGAAGTTTAATGATTTAGGCGCACGGATACCCAAAGGGGTGCTCCTTTATGGACCCCCGGGAACGGGAAAAACCCTGTTAGCAAGGGCCGTGGCGGGTGAAGCGGGAGTGCCGTTTTTCTCTATCAGCGGATCAGACTTTGTGGAAATGTTTGTGGGTGTTGGTGCATCTAGGGTAAGGGATTTGTTTGAACAAGCAAAAAAGAGTGCCCCATGTATTGTTTTTATCGATGAGATTGATGCGGTTGGTAGGCAACGGGGTGCGGGATTAGGCGGCGGTCATGATGAGCGTGAGCAGACATTGAACCAACTTTTGGTGGAGATGGACGGCTTTGCTGCTAATGAGGGCATCATTATCATTGCTGCCACTAACCGCCCGGATATTTTAGACCCGGCACTTTTGCGTCCGGGACGTTTTGACCGCCAGATTACGGTGGATGTTCCGGATGTGACAGGCCGGGAAGCGATTTTGGGCGTCCATGTTAAGGGTAAGCCAATGAAGGAAGATGTAAGTCTCGGAGTGCTGGCTAGACGCACGCCCGGGTTTACCGGTGCAGATTTAGCTAACCTAGTTAATGAAGGGGCATTATTATCTGCCCGTAAAGGCGATACGACAATTAGCATGGAATCCCTAGAGGATTCAGTTGAGAGAGTAATTGCCGGCCCGGAGAAGAAATCTCGGGTTATCAGTGATTATGAACGCAGATTAGTGGCCTATCACGAAGCAGGCCACGCATTGATCGGGCACTACCTGCCGCATACTGATCCGCTGCATAAGGTGTCTATTATTCCCAGAGGGCGTGCGGGTGGATATACACTGCTGCTGCCCAAGGAAGATCGGCGTTATATGACCAAATCGCAAATAATGGATCAGGTGACCATGCTTTTGGGTGGTCGTGTTGCTGAAGCGCTGGTGCTTAAAGAAGTAAGTACCGGAGCGCAGAATGATTTGGAGCGGGCCACCGAATTGGTACGCAAGATGATTACAGAATTTGGTATGTCCGATGCACTGGGCCCGCTGACTTTTGGCAGAAAGCAGGAACAGGTATTTCTTGGCCGGGACATATCCCGTGATCGCAACTACAGTGAAGCGGTAGCCTTTTCGATAGATAAGGAAGCAAGAAAGATTATGGATGAGCGTTATAATCAGGCCAAGCAGCTATTAATGGACAACATGAAGGCACTGCACTTGGTCGCCGAGAACCTCATGCAAAAAGAAACGCTGGAGGCAGATGATTTCCAGCAGTTGCTGGAAAATTTGGATGGGGATTCCGTCACCAAGGGAGATCAAGAAGATAATAGCAGCGACTGGGAGGATGATGGAGTTGGCGAACGCCCCCGACCTCCTATTGGCGGGCCGGACACGGTCATAACATTTAAATTTAAATAA
- a CDS encoding sensor histidine kinase, whose translation MKAFRSIFGKLMTTYLVVILITVLVLGILFSQLFQNFYLHERKQALLEAGQRINSILLNYRQGQISWDQVSYVIHGIDRSMNAEIWLVDSEGRVYLDSRPGEEQWFSNHLGAEDMARVLRANVVTRTGFFGNRFDVAVISVGIPLFLEDEVAGAIFLHSPIYGIESTLQQVNRLILIAAIITSIFAVLIGYFMSRRISSPLQEISHAALQMADGDFNKQVTVNSEDEIGRLAESFNYMAQQLQQLEDMRREFIANVSHELRSPLTSIKGFVSGMLDGTINGSDQHRYLQIVSSETNRLSRLVNDLLDLARIEAGKVELSWQRVELNRLLRGVILKFIPRVEEKQLEVSLDTKEDEVWVTTDPDRLEQIIVNLLDNALRFTPSGKSITVAVESKAEKILISVEDEGTGIPPEQLKDIWERFHKADKARTRSKGGTGLGLAIVKKLVQAMDETITVESEQGQGSRFTFTVSKS comes from the coding sequence ATGAAAGCCTTTCGCAGTATTTTTGGCAAGTTAATGACCACATATTTGGTGGTCATTTTAATTACTGTGCTGGTTTTAGGGATATTATTTTCTCAATTGTTTCAAAATTTTTATCTGCACGAAAGGAAGCAGGCCTTGTTGGAAGCGGGCCAGCGAATTAACAGTATATTGCTGAACTACCGGCAGGGTCAGATAAGTTGGGATCAGGTTAGCTATGTAATACATGGTATAGATAGGTCTATGAATGCCGAAATATGGCTGGTGGATTCTGAGGGGAGGGTTTATTTGGATTCTAGACCTGGGGAAGAACAGTGGTTTAGCAACCATTTGGGTGCGGAAGATATGGCCCGGGTATTGCGAGCTAATGTTGTTACACGGACCGGCTTTTTTGGCAACCGATTTGATGTTGCGGTTATATCAGTAGGTATTCCATTATTTTTGGAAGACGAGGTGGCGGGGGCGATATTCTTACACTCGCCCATTTACGGCATCGAAAGTACGCTGCAGCAGGTAAACCGGCTTATTCTTATCGCGGCCATAATTACTAGTATTTTTGCTGTACTAATCGGCTATTTTATGTCCAGACGTATTTCGTCTCCTCTTCAAGAGATAAGCCATGCAGCTTTGCAGATGGCGGATGGCGATTTCAATAAACAGGTAACGGTAAATAGTGAAGATGAGATTGGTCGCTTAGCAGAAAGTTTTAATTATATGGCTCAACAACTACAGCAGTTAGAAGATATGCGGCGCGAATTTATTGCGAATGTATCCCACGAATTGCGTTCGCCGCTCACTTCTATTAAAGGTTTTGTCAGCGGTATGCTGGATGGCACCATTAACGGCTCAGACCAGCACCGCTATTTACAGATTGTCAGCAGTGAAACTAACCGGCTCAGCCGCCTGGTTAATGACCTTCTTGATTTAGCGAGGATTGAAGCGGGCAAGGTAGAATTATCATGGCAGCGGGTTGAACTCAATCGGCTGCTAAGAGGGGTAATTTTAAAATTTATCCCGCGGGTTGAAGAAAAACAATTAGAAGTGAGCTTAGATACAAAGGAAGACGAAGTATGGGTCACCACTGATCCTGATCGTCTGGAGCAAATTATAGTTAATTTATTGGACAACGCTCTACGATTTACTCCTTCAGGGAAAAGTATTACCGTTGCAGTTGAAAGCAAAGCTGAAAAAATATTAATAAGTGTGGAAGATGAGGGAACTGGTATACCGCCGGAACAACTGAAGGACATTTGGGAAAGGTTTCATAAAGCGGATAAAGCCCGTACCCGGTCTAAGGGTGGCACGGGGTTGGGTCTGGCCATTGTAAAAAAACTTGTGCAAGCAATGGATGAAACTATTACGGTAGAAAGTGAACAGGGTCAGGGCAGCAGATTTACGTTTACCGTCAGCAAGAGTTAA
- the spoIIE gene encoding stage II sporulation protein E — MYNQSDVYPYRSEYKKKKIKRESKANNSTRNFKNYIGGKLGPILVKQCQSIVASFSWQGVLIAFTAFFLGRAVILKELMPFGPAFLIAIIAVQRKHLPLALTAIGAGVFTTLSGLAMWEHFFVLVLLATVGVLYPINYERRWLIISLVVFVTTILGKGVLAIFFQPTLYQWVAVFFEATFAAAMGVAFTLIINALSNKGLRALSPEETLCLVILFVGVLSGMEDITLGYFSLQRLAANWVTMLVALGGGPGAGAAAGTLMGVVPSITKIMAPSLVGAYALGGLLAGIFNDYGKVGTVGGYILGNMILSVYLLGQVDAVIRFAEILAASLLLLAVPGWHKHLRGLFKANDDMEIHTQLAGISGKKVKDLSRVFAELARSFNETASTTQEHSLDDDMANIMNLIAQKVCHQCPMTKKCWDNDVYRTYKNLIRLFTLAENSGRVTKKDISAHINGRCTRSGEIATAVNFMVETYQVDRFWRKRLEESKGVVALQLNGVAEVMQKLVDSLLLEVEKRGDLEAVLARELSTIGITPYELIVFRRGRKDLEVNLKHKPCGGIDTCYAKILPVVTRIVGRPYDVDKRVCPIHSGAVNCHLRLIPSWTYHLETGVAQTAKKGSAICGDKVATFNLPEGKAALLISDGMGVGPKAARESNVTVNLLHKLLETGFSTDVAVKTANSIMTMRSVDDSFTTLDLVMIDLYSGEAEFVKIGAAPSWIKRGHRVEAVSRGNLPMGIFQTIEVESLTMTLQLGDILVMASDGILDQQEGERGLLNVLNQIQSDDPQHIADQLLAFGLKHNQGQAADDMTILVARMDRNLPQM; from the coding sequence ATGTATAATCAAAGCGATGTCTATCCTTATCGCAGTGAATATAAGAAGAAAAAAATAAAGCGGGAGTCAAAAGCAAATAATAGTACTAGAAATTTTAAGAATTATATTGGAGGGAAGCTGGGACCAATACTGGTGAAACAATGTCAAAGCATAGTTGCAAGCTTTTCCTGGCAAGGGGTTCTGATTGCTTTCACAGCATTTTTTTTAGGTCGGGCGGTAATATTAAAAGAGCTGATGCCTTTTGGGCCGGCTTTTTTAATTGCCATAATTGCTGTACAGAGGAAACATCTTCCTCTGGCGTTGACGGCTATTGGAGCTGGGGTGTTCACTACTTTAAGTGGTTTGGCCATGTGGGAACATTTTTTTGTGCTGGTGCTGCTTGCTACCGTCGGTGTGCTTTATCCGATCAATTACGAACGAAGGTGGCTGATAATTTCGCTGGTGGTGTTTGTTACAACCATTCTGGGCAAAGGAGTTCTGGCAATATTTTTTCAGCCTACTTTATATCAGTGGGTAGCTGTGTTTTTTGAAGCTACTTTTGCCGCAGCCATGGGTGTGGCATTTACGCTGATAATCAATGCTTTAAGTAATAAGGGTTTACGCGCCTTATCACCGGAAGAGACATTATGCCTGGTTATCTTGTTTGTGGGCGTACTAAGCGGCATGGAGGATATTACCTTGGGGTACTTCTCACTGCAGCGTTTGGCTGCCAATTGGGTAACCATGTTGGTAGCATTGGGCGGAGGACCGGGCGCAGGAGCCGCTGCCGGAACTTTAATGGGGGTAGTGCCTAGTATCACTAAAATCATGGCACCTTCTCTTGTGGGTGCATATGCATTGGGTGGTCTGCTAGCTGGTATTTTCAACGATTATGGGAAGGTTGGAACGGTTGGCGGATATATTTTGGGTAATATGATTTTGTCAGTATATCTTTTGGGTCAGGTTGACGCTGTGATAAGATTTGCAGAAATACTTGCCGCTTCCCTGCTGTTATTGGCGGTACCGGGGTGGCATAAGCACTTAAGAGGATTATTTAAGGCAAATGATGACATGGAAATACACACCCAATTAGCTGGCATCAGTGGAAAGAAAGTAAAGGATTTGTCGCGGGTGTTTGCTGAACTGGCCAGGAGTTTTAATGAAACTGCCAGCACGACCCAAGAACATAGTTTGGATGATGACATGGCTAATATTATGAATTTGATTGCCCAAAAGGTATGTCATCAGTGCCCGATGACTAAAAAATGTTGGGATAACGATGTTTACCGCACTTATAAAAATCTGATCCGATTGTTTACCCTGGCGGAGAATAGCGGGCGGGTAACCAAGAAAGATATTTCAGCGCACATAAATGGCCGCTGCACTCGTTCGGGAGAGATCGCCACAGCAGTTAACTTTATGGTGGAGACATACCAGGTGGATCGATTTTGGCGGAAAAGATTGGAAGAAAGTAAAGGGGTAGTCGCGCTGCAGCTTAACGGTGTTGCCGAAGTAATGCAAAAACTGGTGGATTCGCTCCTTTTAGAAGTTGAAAAACGCGGAGATTTAGAAGCTGTATTGGCTCGGGAACTTAGCACCATAGGAATTACTCCTTACGAACTAATTGTTTTTAGAAGGGGTAGGAAGGATTTAGAAGTTAATTTAAAACATAAGCCCTGTGGTGGAATTGATACATGTTACGCCAAAATACTGCCGGTGGTAACTAGAATAGTAGGCAGACCATATGATGTGGATAAACGGGTATGTCCGATACATTCCGGTGCTGTGAATTGCCATCTAAGATTAATTCCTTCCTGGACATATCATTTAGAAACCGGTGTGGCCCAAACGGCAAAGAAGGGCAGCGCTATCTGCGGTGACAAGGTAGCGACATTTAATTTACCAGAAGGGAAAGCAGCGTTGCTAATTAGTGACGGTATGGGTGTTGGTCCCAAGGCAGCCAGGGAGAGTAACGTTACGGTTAATTTGCTGCATAAACTTCTGGAGACGGGGTTTTCTACAGATGTTGCTGTGAAGACGGCAAATTCAATTATGACCATGCGTTCGGTGGATGACAGCTTTACCACCCTGGACTTGGTAATGATAGACCTTTATTCCGGAGAAGCTGAATTTGTAAAAATAGGTGCAGCACCTAGTTGGATTAAGAGAGGACACCGGGTTGAAGCTGTTTCCCGCGGCAATTTGCCCATGGGGATATTTCAAACCATCGAAGTGGAGAGTCTGACTATGACGCTGCAGCTGGGGGACATACTGGTGATGGCTTCGGACGGCATTCTTGACCAGCAAGAAGGTGAACGTGGTTTGCTCAATGTTTTAAACCAAATACAAAGCGATGACCCTCAGCATATAGCAGACCAATTATTGGCATTCGGCTTGAAACATAATCAAGGTCAAGCGGCGGATGACATGACGATCTTAGTAGCCAGGATGGACCGAAATTTGCCTCAAATGTAA
- a CDS encoding response regulator transcription factor has protein sequence MVVDDDDNIREIIKLYLEKEGYMVCMAENGDAAVHLFKSIPIDIVVLDIMMPEMDGWDTCKEIRKISDVPILMLSAKGESFDRILGLELGADDYLVKPFEPKELLARIKAVLRRYQPQQLKQKRLLTFPNLVIDLEEYVVRLNGETIELAPKEIELLYLLATNVNQVFTREQLIEKVWDYDYLGDSRTIDVHVKRLRSKLEKGEQIWSIKTVWGVGYKFEVKQ, from the coding sequence ATGGTTGTGGACGATGACGATAACATCAGGGAAATCATAAAGCTATATCTTGAAAAAGAGGGATATATGGTTTGTATGGCCGAAAATGGTGATGCAGCCGTTCATCTATTCAAGAGCATACCGATTGATATCGTGGTTCTGGATATCATGATGCCGGAAATGGATGGTTGGGATACTTGCAAAGAGATAAGAAAAATTAGTGATGTGCCTATTCTGATGTTATCTGCCAAAGGGGAAAGTTTCGATAGAATTCTCGGTTTAGAATTGGGGGCGGATGATTACTTGGTAAAGCCCTTTGAACCAAAAGAATTATTGGCTCGTATTAAAGCAGTTCTCCGCCGCTATCAACCACAACAATTAAAACAAAAAAGGCTGCTTACCTTTCCCAATCTGGTCATTGACCTAGAGGAATATGTCGTTAGATTAAATGGGGAAACCATCGAACTGGCGCCAAAAGAAATTGAACTGCTTTACCTTCTAGCAACCAATGTAAATCAGGTGTTTACTAGAGAGCAGCTGATAGAGAAAGTATGGGATTATGATTACTTAGGCGATTCGCGCACGATAGATGTGCATGTAAAAAGGCTGCGCAGTAAATTAGAAAAGGGTGAACAAATCTGGAGCATTAAGACCGTTTGGGGTGTTGGCTATAAATTTGAGGTGAAGCAATGA
- a CDS encoding S1 RNA-binding domain-containing protein, which yields MSIAVGNILEGVVTGITKFGAFVELPGGVTGLVHISEVADAYVKDVKDYVKESEKVTVKVINIDDSGKIGLSIKQAKPDYKPHNKNRNNSKKRIKPSFSFEDKLAKFMKESDERQQDLKKNTDAKRGGGKGRI from the coding sequence ATGTCCATCGCTGTAGGTAACATTCTTGAAGGGGTAGTGACAGGAATAACTAAGTTTGGTGCATTTGTGGAGCTGCCCGGTGGGGTTACAGGTCTAGTTCATATTTCCGAAGTGGCAGATGCGTATGTTAAGGATGTAAAGGATTATGTAAAAGAGAGCGAAAAGGTTACTGTCAAGGTTATTAATATTGATGATAGTGGCAAGATTGGGTTATCCATTAAACAGGCGAAGCCTGATTACAAGCCGCATAACAAAAACAGGAATAATTCTAAGAAGCGTATTAAGCCTAGCTTTAGCTTTGAAGATAAATTAGCTAAGTTTATGAAGGAAAGTGATGAAAGACAGCAAGATTTGAAAAAGAATACTGATGCCAAGCGCGGTGGCGGTAAAGGAAGAATTTAA
- a CDS encoding Ppx/GppA phosphatase family protein, translating to MSIHAAVDLGTNSVRVLLAKRDRDNLVRLHTYQKITRIGEELKNTGVLQNNAKRRTLNALKECSKLLERFQPVSVDAVATSAIRDAVDGAAFLKQIKDKIGLEFQVISGNEEARLSFIGAVGGLPGVIKNQAIVIDIGGGSTELSYLSNGAQVASSHQLGAVRCTEHCTSPVEMMQELGPTLAEIAAMGDKKVLVGVGGTVTTLVAIKKGLAQYDPDKVHGSKLSIDEIRWIFDHLALLPLPERKLVKGLQPERADIIIAGIRILMLIMDQLEVEEIIVSEADLLYGLIYRQTTI from the coding sequence ATGTCTATTCATGCAGCGGTGGATTTAGGCACCAACTCCGTAAGGGTTCTGTTGGCAAAAAGGGACCGCGACAATCTAGTGCGCCTGCATACGTATCAAAAGATTACTCGCATTGGGGAAGAACTTAAAAATACTGGTGTTCTTCAGAATAATGCCAAGCGGCGTACTTTAAATGCCCTAAAAGAGTGCAGCAAATTACTGGAAAGATTTCAACCAGTTTCAGTGGATGCGGTAGCTACTAGTGCTATAAGGGATGCTGTTGATGGAGCTGCGTTCTTAAAACAAATTAAAGATAAAATTGGTCTTGAGTTTCAAGTGATTTCTGGAAATGAAGAAGCGAGGCTATCTTTTATCGGAGCAGTGGGTGGCTTGCCAGGAGTGATCAAAAACCAGGCGATTGTAATTGATATAGGGGGAGGCAGTACTGAATTATCCTATTTATCAAACGGGGCACAAGTCGCAAGCAGCCATCAATTGGGAGCGGTCAGATGCACGGAGCATTGCACCTCGCCAGTAGAGATGATGCAGGAGTTAGGTCCTACCTTGGCGGAAATCGCTGCTATGGGTGACAAGAAAGTATTAGTTGGAGTGGGTGGTACTGTCACTACTTTGGTAGCTATTAAAAAAGGATTGGCTCAGTACGACCCGGATAAAGTACATGGGAGTAAACTTTCAATTGATGAAATCAGATGGATATTTGATCATTTGGCTTTACTGCCCCTACCCGAGAGGAAACTGGTGAAGGGGCTGCAGCCGGAACGAGCAGATATCATCATAGCAGGCATACGTATTTTAATGCTAATTATGGATCAACTAGAAGTAGAAGAGATTATAGTGAGTGAAGCGGATTTGCTATATGGGTTAATTTATAGGCAAACAACTATTTAA